GTCGCCTTGCAGGATTGCTGCCGGAAGTGCTGTGCCCCGGAGCCCCCCGCCTGCGCCGCAGCCTCGCGGGTGGGGAGCCCACCAGCCCAGACTTGCGGCGGGAAACCGCGTCCGCACGTGTGCACGCTGTGACCACGACGTTTCACTCGAGTGAGTGCGACCAGGGTGCCGTTGAGTGTTAATCAGTGTGTAAATTTAGTTTCTACTGCAACTGGCAGTTTCTCTCCTGTCGGACAGGATAGGTTCATTTTAAACGGAGCAGGTCCGGCCATTTGGTCACAGGGAGCTCAGGCTTCCTTTAATAGCAGGTGAGGGGGAGCATGTGACACTGGCACCGAAGAAAGCTGTCTGCTTACTGGAAGATGCCCAAAAGTGTAACGTAAATGAGGTGGtgagaattagaaatagaaatacagcaTGCCCAGTTACAtctgaatttcagacaaacagTGAATTGCTTTCTAGCAATATTTGGcacataattaaaatgaaaattattttgtaccttatctaaaattcaaatgtaactgggcatcctgtattttacctGGCGACTCCAGGAGCAAATAATTCTAACTTCACACTGACACCTGAGGGATGGCTGCTTAGAAAATAGTATGTGTGCAGGCAGCTTAATTCCTTCAAGTGTTCCTCCCAAAATTATAGTACTCAGAAGTGTACAGGAACTCCAAATGTTTGGAGGCCACTGTTTACCAGAAGGGGATGTTTTCAAAGACTGATAGGGGCATGGCTCTCTTGAAGCAAAAAATTCAGCTCTACGCTCTCCAGCTAAGAGTCCAGGTCCATCGTAGTTTAAGGTTAATAAAAGAATTGATACTGTTGTGGAAGATGTCCAAGCAAATACTTACCAGGAAAATTGGTTTAATAGGAGTTAATCAGTTGTGTTTCCAAGAGAGTCTAAGATCACTTAGAAGGAGGTATTCAACTTCAGCGGCACAACTTGCAGAGTCTGCTAATAAACTCTTGTGAGCTGTGTAGTAATTTAGccaaaattgaaggaaaataaaggaacagAAGGCCCCGTAGCCAGGGGAAAGAGTTCCCTAATGGGTAAAAATGTTACTGTGGACAGACAGGATTTCCAAAATAAGTTTCCTGAGTCACAAAATACTTTTCCTATCAAATATGGTCAGGGTAGCTCGAGTCTTTGACTGCTAAGAGCTAGTTTTATGTCCTACCCTATTATAGATGAGTGGCTTCAAACTGGTGACAGTTACCTACAAATCGAAGGAATCTGTGGCTTTAATGAGACACTAAGCATTAGCAGTTTCCCTAAGGTGCTGGACGATGCTCATCGGGTTTCCTTCTTTGTACTGACTGTTAAGAAAGGTCAGAGCCAGATGTGCATCCCGTGTCTGCTACGGTGCAGCGCAGCATAGCTGGTGGTGTGGCGTAACCGtatctctggcttcctctttCTCCACTCCCTAATTCATTTTAACCcacttttctgtttaaagaaatgTAATTATTTGTATCATACAGACCATTTTATGTGATGCGACTGGGACCTATACTTGGCAGTTAAGTTTTAAAAGTTGATTAATATagaataaaagaagataaatatacTCTGTTTTAATcagctttaaaaattttacattaaaatgttctttttttacactttaaattgtacttttttcaacttttttaacTTAGTATGTtaattaaacataaatatatgtatttattcatcattttttgTCATGTGAGACCAGAGTCTTGTCTTTGCATATGATTCTACTGTTGACAGTTTCTCTCTGCAGAAAACACCTCAGAAAGCGCCTTAGATTTCTAACCAGTTTTTAAACGTAGAGCAAAACTTGTAAAAACCCTTGCAAGATTGCGGAATCCTAGATTTTTTAATACCTTGCCACCACCAGATTTCAATGGTCCACGTCTGTTTTCAACAGCAGTTTTTCTCCTAGTGATTGCAGTTTTTTTAATCTCCTGTTAAGAATTCAACtaagtttttgtgtttgttttcagaaatatttaatcatgaaaaattccaaataggAAGTATGGAAAGTAATGAAACGCTTGTGTACATGCCACCAAGCCTTATCTTCTGTAAATATCTCCCAAAAAAGTGCCTTCCTCCTCAGAGGCAGGCGCACATTGGGATTTCTTACTCTCATGTAGATTTTAGTATGTATTCGTATTTTCATCCATAGACTAGATACTattctgtgtgtttttttccatAAATGATATACTATTTATCCTTTTGCAACTTTTTTCACCTAAGATTGtctttgagatttatccatgttaatACATATAATTCACACAGTTTAATTCATCTTAGCTGTCCTGTAGGAGTCCCCGAATGAGTAACCCACAATTTCTTATCCTTTACAattaggttatttccagttttttactgTCAAAAGCAGTgaatgctggggccagcctgatagtgcagcagttaagttcgtgcgctccacttccatgacccagggtttgcaggttcagatcccaggtgcagacctacgcaccacttgtcaagccatgctgtgacaggaatcccacgtataaagtagagaaagatgggcatggatgttagctaagggctaatggtcctaaaaattagaaaaaagcagTGTTTGCTGGAAGTCCTTGCTTATGACTTGTGCTCATAGGGGACATAATTTCTCTAGCACAGACACCTAGAACTGAAAGTGCAAGGTTCTAGGGTGTGCACTTCTTCACTTTTGAGAGAAATTGCCAAAGACATTCTAAAGGAGTTGCAacaatttgcattcctaccaataCATAAGAAGCATGTTAAGAGTTGGCCACATTTTAGCCAGCACTAgtttatcagatttttttaatttttgagaaaatgtctgagaaatgatatttaatttacattttcctgataaCTGTGGGGTTGAACATCTTTGATCTGTTTATTGGCTTTTTTGTTCGCTTCCTCGGTGAATTTCCTGTTTATATTGATTTAGTTTTCTAATGGGTTCTTTGTCATTTTCTAGCTGATTTGTAGAAGTCAggattttttacatatatttgggATAATAATCCTAACAACAGCCTTCAAGTGTGCTCTTTTTTCTCTAGAGTTatacagaaatgtttaattttgccGTATAATCAAATGAATCCGTCTTTTCCTTTGATATGTGCTTTCCTGTCTGAGAAATTCTTCTCCGTCCCTGTGTCACACTCTTCTATGTGTTCTTGTAAacatttttatgggttttttcattttagttctttGCTCCTTCTGGAATTGAGTCTTTGTGAGAAAGAGATCATATTCTGTCCTTTTCCATATGGTTAGCTGGTATCCAAGCATCTTTCATTAAATCCTTTTCCCATTAATGTGTAACACCCATTGATTTATAACAACACGTTACACACCGAGCCCCCATCTTTTCATGGATCTGTTTGTCCATGTtataccaataccacactgttttaatacTAATAgctttatagaaaataaatgtctggtTTTCTCCCAAGATTATCTTGGTTTTCTTGGACCTTTACTCTTCCACGTAAACCAGCTTGCTAGCCTCCGAGGGGAGTGGTTGGAATGCCTTGGGGGGATTTTGATTGGAGTAGAATTGAACTCATAAATAAATTCCTGGAGTGTTGGCATATTACTGTAGTCAGACTCCCCATGATATATTTCCATGTTTATTTTGATAGCAGGTGTTCTTGTGGAATTCTAGCTTTAAGAGAATGCTTCTAATGTTCTAGGATTAAATTTCATAACGTTTATTCTAGGCTTTTGGTAAATACTTTTCTATTGCTTGCTTGCTaagggttttctttcttttaaacagGCATTGAATTTTATCAAGTGGTTTTTCAGTTTCCCAGATAAAAAGTGCAGCTCAAATCTGACTCTGCTCTTTCTCTAGGGCGACCAGCATATGACCTAACAGAGAGCTCTCAAGACCAAATCAAGCAGAAGTTGGCTAGAATCAAAAATGATGGATCCGTGTTCCGTGGGAGTCCAGCTCCGTACCACGAATGAGTGCCATAAAACCTACTATACTCGTCACACAGGTTTCAAGACTTTGCAGGAATTGTCATCAAATGATATGCTTTTACTTCAGCTTAGAACTGGAATGACACTTTCTGGGAACAATACAATTTGCTTCCATCATGCAAAAATCTACATTGACAGATTTGAGGATTTGCAGAAGTCATGTTGTGACCCATTTAACATCCACAAAAAACTAGCCAAAAAGAATTTGCATGTAATTGACTTAGATGATGCCACTTTTCTGAGTGCGAAATTTGGTAGACAGCTTGTGCCCGGTTGGAAGCTCTGTCCGAAGTGCACACAGATAATCAACGGAAGTGTGGATGTCGACTCTGAAGACCGGCAAAGGAGAAAGCCTGACTCAGACGTATGTAGAGTAGTCATTTTTTCTGCTGTGTTATTTCTGCAGTGTGGGGTTGTTTAGCTATAAGGAAATCACATctactttattctttattatacTAATTAGCATGCAGTAAAGATAAAGTTAGGGAAGTGAAAATAAATGGTCTTTCTAAATATTTCCGTATACCCAGATTGGATAATAAAGAAGATAGGTTTGGGAAAGGAGTAACATAATATGCCTGAGACTCTTGAGCTACGAATCCTAGTGCTAAGACAGTAAGAGTAACCTTTAGAATGTTCTGGCAAAGCCGGGACTTAACTGTCTTAGTTTCTCTTCTGATACCAAAGTAACTCAGTGGGACATGCCAGCCAGCTACGGTCTATAAAGCAGGATCAATTTCCCTTTTTATGAAGAACTTGAAAATTAGTGATTTAAAAGGAACGTCAGAGAAGCGACTTGCAGTAACTATTTcagcctttctttcttctttggcacTGTCCCATTCTTGTTGGGGTTTTTAAGATGCTCATGAGCTTCCTTTGCTTCTAGCTCTGAATTCTTGCTTGGTATGGTCAAGGCTAATTTTAGGCCTCCTTGTGGTCAAAAAGCAGGCATTGTTACATTgtaagtattaaatattttataactctTTCGTATTCACAGAGCGTCAGTCAGATTATGTAACCGTATCAGAACAGCTGAAGATTTCATAATGCTGTCTTTGGTGTAGAATAAGGGCAAGTGTGTCATAGGAGCACTTCTCAAAACTTCTGTTTATAACTGATTTATAATTCTTGCTGCTGggatatttttcttgattttctccttttcgTTATATTAATAAACCTAATTAAAATACTAATTATATgtagtgcttttctttttttgtgtgtgtgtgaggaagattcgccctgagctaacatctgttggcagtcctctttttttggcttgaagaagACTAGCTATGAGCTAACAGCTATGCCAgttttactctattttgtatgtgggtcacccccacagcatggctaagTGGAGTAGGTcagctcccaggatccaaacctttgaagcagggccaccgaagcagagcacatggaactttaaccacatGGCTGTGGGTTGGCCCCATATAGTGCTTTCCTTTTGCACTCCCCTCAGAGGCAGATCTCCAGGGTCCAGAGTTACCTTGAGGTCCCCAAGGTGCTTGCTTCTGTCACTGTAGAtgtctttttcactttatttatctgTTGCTCTCATGAAATGTATCACATAAAGTTTTCTCCCCCAAGTAATGAACTTAAATCCTTAACCATCAAAACTTTATTTTaccaaagcttttttttttcttttgcagattagccctgagctaacatctgctgccaatccccctctttttgctgaggaagactggccctgagctaacatccatgcccatcttcctctactttatatgtaggacacctgccacagcatggcgtgccaagcggtgccatgtccgcacctgggattcgaaccagttaaccccgggccgccgaagcggaacatgcaaacttaaccactgtgccaccaggctggcccctgccaaagctttttaaaagattgtaatACTCTTTCAGAACTTGGAACCATattacttctgtttttaaaaacatacgtAATAATAATAGAACGTTTTCTTAAGGACTCAGGGCCACTGTTGGGAACGTCAGTCGCGTGCCAGCGGGTGGATGCGGCTTTTCTGCTTCCTCGCCACGTTGGCTGTTTCCACGCGTCCCCCGCCCAACGTGCCAGAGACTGAACCTAGATCCTGAAAGTGGTGTAGGGAAGTTGACCCGTACGCTTTGAGTTTGGTCCAGACCCTGTAAGTTTCGTTGCACTTGTGCTCTAGAaccttttttgtctgttttgtgggTTCCAGACTGTCTTCCGGGTTAAGGAATAGTCTGGATCCACATCCAGTGAAGTGCTAATCTGCCTGTGGTCTGACGTCGAGATTGAGTTGATGATTTTGTCTGCCTTTATTCAGGGAAGAACTGCTAAGGCTTTGAGGTCGCTGCAGTTTGCAAACCCAGGAAAGCAGACGGAGCTTGCCCCAGAAACtggcaaaagagagaaaagaaggctcACGAAGAGCGCGCCCGCCGGCTCAGACAGGTAGGCCCTGCTTACGTAAGGCACACGCTGACTTGCTGCTTCCTGTCtcctttgcccatctttctctgacGTGTTGAATTTTCTGggtgaatattttaaattggaTAATCTGAAATTGGTAAAACCTCTGAGGGCCTCATGAAATTAAGGCATCCCTTTGAACTCTAAAAATTTGTTTCTAAGAAAGTATCAGTAAAGTGAACAAGAAAATAACTTTTggcatgaaaattaaaatttagtacTTAGAATTAAAGTAATTCACTTTTTTGAAAAGCATCAATACTATGTAATTGGTGTGTCTCTGCTCTTTGACAGCTAAAAAGTGAGGGTTATTAGAATGCGgggttgctttttattttttacatgtgTGAAATAGAAACAGTTATGgtacaatcaacagaatgaacgAGGAAACTAAATTGTTTAGaatatgacattttaaattgaccatttgtaaaatgtaaactGACAAAGCTTAGTGTAATCATTCACAATATTCTAGCTATGCCATTTATTCCATCTGTCATTTATTCCATTGAGTCATTCAAGTGTTTTTAGGCCAGATTTGCTAGAGTCCATTAAAGAACAAGAGACAGATTGAttacaatataaaaatcaatagggTGGTATACCGTCCTCAAAATAAAACTGTTCACAAAGCAGTGAAGAGACTAACCGCCCGTGAAACGCGGCGTACTGACCAGCCAGCCTCGGCTGAACGCGCTTCCGAGTGGACCCGAGAGCAGACCCTGCTTCCCGGGTTGGTCTCGGAGCTTCAGTGAGGGCTCTGTCTGCCCACGTGGCGCGCGTGTCCTCCTAACTAGAGCAGCCTTGTGTCTGGAAGTTACATAGCCGTTTGGCAGGACTTCAGCCTTCATTCAAAACACTTCGTCTCCTTAAATTGCTTTCATTACCTCGTCTTTGGTTTGGAAATGGTGTACTTTTGAGGTGTGGCTCACTTGTATCTTGCTGTCCAGACAGGTGATACCAGCGAAGAGCAAGGTCTACGACGGCCAGGGCCTGCTGATCCTCAGCGGCATGGACCTCTGCGACTGCCTGGACGAGGACTGCCTCGGCTGCTTCTACGCCTGTCCCGCCTGCGGCTCCACCAAGTGCGGCGCCGAGTGCCGCTGCGACCGCAAGTGGCTGTATGAGCAGATCGAGATTGAAGGAGGGGAGATCATTCATAACAAACACGCTGGCTAATCTGTGGCATCAAGTTACGGATCTTTGCAGGCCCTTCTCTGGTTCTAAAATTCTTCCATTCTCAGCTACATTTTGAAGTTGATTGCCCAGTGACAGAAATTCGAAGACGCTGCATGCCTCAGCGTGCGTTCGTTGCGTTTGGGGGCTTTAGCCTTCATTATTGGATGTGAATTCAGGTGGGCCCTTCCTCAGCAGTCAGCCCTAAGCCTGTCAGGGTCACTGTAAAAAGTAGGCTCTAGGCATTCCTCAGTTTGCACAGTTCCCCGTCCACAAGTCTCGATGGCAGTGATTTAGGTAAATGACACCAGTGCCCTGAGAGCACAGTTCGAGTCTCAGCCACCACAGTGTATGGACTGTAATTACGTGACGTGCAAACCCCCTGCGGGCTCTTCCGTGTGCCGGTCACTGTGTGAGTAGCAGATGTGCTTCAGGACCGGGACCAGTCCCGTCCTCCTCTCAGACTCTGCCGGTGATGGGCCGCACGTCTGCTACTCAGCGTATTCCCAGACAGCAAAGCACAGAGTGTGTTGTCTCTTTGTCACCCATGTGACATTTTACAAAAGTAGATAAAACCTGGCCAAGAAATATGAAAgtgcagcaaagaaatgaaaaatgatagcACCAGAAGGGAGATTTGACCAAAACTGGAGGTGCGGAAGAAATCGCTGACATGGGGCTTTGGCCCTGCTGTCCTAGAGGCCCTGGCAGGGCAGcagggggctcagggaaggcAGACTCACCATCGGAAGGAGGGGAGTGGTGGTGATGAAAAGGGTGAGCATGTCCCAGAGGCCGTGAGGGTGAGACCCCCACATTAGAGGGGTCGCAGAAATGTCGCAGGCCTTGGTGGAAGCTCATCCAGAGATAAAGGAGCATGACAGTTGGCCATGGTACAGAAAAGACGCTATGCATTGTAGGTTATTTCACCAAAACAGAAGGCAAGTACTGTTCAAACTAGTCTTGATTAGCTTtttacaatgagatagcactctAAATTCTCAGTGATTCTAATGTTTTAAGTTATGTTGTCCTAAAATACCTTTTAcaattttttcagtttcttttacatttataacTGACAATAAGAGTTTTTAATATTtggacagatttttaaaactcacGGAACAATCATAATTTTCCCCATTGAAGGTTAAGATTGCTGTGAATGGCCATTTTTGTGGTCGCACGCTGCCCTGTAAGGAAGATGGCCTGTGGCTGAGAACAGTACCCACTTCCGGGAAAATTAATTTTGACGCAACTAA
The Equus caballus isolate H_3958 breed thoroughbred chromosome 7, TB-T2T, whole genome shotgun sequence genome window above contains:
- the ARL14EP gene encoding ARL14 effector protein, producing the protein MMDPCSVGVQLRTTNECHKTYYTRHTGFKTLQELSSNDMLLLQLRTGMTLSGNNTICFHHAKIYIDRFEDLQKSCCDPFNIHKKLAKKNLHVIDLDDATFLSAKFGRQLVPGWKLCPKCTQIINGSVDVDSEDRQRRKPDSDGRTAKALRSLQFANPGKQTELAPETGKREKRRLTKSAPAGSDRQVIPAKSKVYDGQGLLILSGMDLCDCLDEDCLGCFYACPACGSTKCGAECRCDRKWLYEQIEIEGGEIIHNKHAG